Proteins encoded together in one Osmerus eperlanus chromosome 20, fOsmEpe2.1, whole genome shotgun sequence window:
- the LOC134006860 gene encoding claspin isoform X3 → MSLVSQPVVDLPVVGQIAESDSDSGMGSPVEEMMVKEMTENINSLQDSDDEVTIKRRPHCRKALRDSDSEEGEEEHGAGMVDALILSASSGEDVPPGEEEEEDKRVKKGEVKSKRISRAPVDSDESEPEKESKEDTPKRVLKRKGKKREKSQRHKAKEKKHSKAVELLKKKEKAEEAPMPRVLNDSGCLLGDPDLFDTGLEEEESLDAIRAAVKQKVKKHKEALLDDEPESGDEKDEPKPQRQERKAARASREAIMLLHSETQRLVRESSLGLPYHMPEPKSLDQFFKRRTRPEGPAMALLKSTKYQDMILETTPAPAPPPSNPPNEPQHDPAEDNTVPSFTQVQTLPQPSATSSPQQEHHPRTDEPETGAPVLEVAEMPKTSQVDHTKPESTETEAGLPVPGQVEASRSPARLVETGAGDVAMPAAGAIVEAVAQGHHRSRKDRLARLRELGLDPPPISKLCPDEGAFVNLLEPPQPVNPGVEALKERYFRHVHPVARPKGERTVQVGLIRKDSTPAGQEELRSDSVSVTIKEEEEEAGKGEKLVSLQSRLWKAMAVRRQEERARKAALRRLDNEDCGEEEEEEEEMTESEGEEGVDELLAGDDGEEEQRHEDEEGGARDVRSPSPGLKGRSPFPDLLNMDGTLMLFAGSSCSRTGDGVRRMGSGGQESDTKTEEDDSLSLAKDNSHNSSFELASSMLPSYQPVSRTTARGVSGYATFRSPSPCLFRPSFLGSASKSSSKLSEPSLSMPVEDSQDLYAPPSPGESGPQGRFSLEEDTQSQLLDADGFLNVGPRHGAPRSHKRQLILDSLDENAMDANMGELLGLCSGGFGGGSGSGRAALGGASQENELLGLCSGGFPTQAGEEEMEERRKGTGEEEMDREMDQLLGLCSGRFNSPGVSPFRPVSSPAKLTFTAEDSEKKLVDEEEEEEDCEFHLLSDMESQSEQEDSEEEEKGEDEENEVEEEERQAVFAPHRVKKKKIRMAEFVDSEAELSGSDVGSDDEDGAGGSEYEEDELLDELPSDEELQDQVNKIHMKQVLDDDKRRLRLYQERYLADGDLHSDGPGRARRFRWKNIDEGFDLSGMGEEGEEEEDEDDVDQAELQRRKERVEREQWLREQSKVKKGRSSCDAHNDEEDNEEEEEEEEMGEEDSQFMKVAKKLTAKKLQKKDMPLVPPAEKSALLLNPFQRPARPSQVRRGSLLSQPRSVLQKLASISEGNPMAPRSTRGFLFQTLSPEKEASSDAPKKQVKKRGPVENLTPAAKRPCRGIPALQQAKPPRSIFSFLEN, encoded by the exons ATGAGTCTCGTCTCCCAACCT GTTGTGGATCTCCCAGTGGTAGGCCAAATCGCAGAGAGTGACTCAGACAGTGGAATGGGCTCCCCAGTGGAGGAGATGATGGTGAAAGAAATGACTGAAAATATCAATTCTCTGCAAG ATTCAGATGATGAGGTCACCATAAAACGACGGCCTCATTGTCGGAAGGCGCTAAGAGACAGTGAcagcgaggagggggaggaggagcacggAGCCGGGATGGTCGACGCTCTCATCCTATCAGCATCCAGTGGAGAAGACGTGcctcctggggaggaagaggaggaggacaaaaggGTCAAGAAAGGAGAGGTTAAGAGCAAGAGGATATCCCGGGCCCCCGTGGACAGTGATGAGAGCGAACCAGAAAAAGAGAGTAAGGAGGATACACCAAAGAGGGTGTTGAAAAggaaagggaagaagagagagaagagtcagCGAcacaaagcaaaggaaaagaagCACAGCAAGGCCGTGGAGCTTctgaagaaaaaagagaaagctgAG GAGGCCCCCATGCCCCGGGTGCTGAACGACAGCGGCTGTCTCCTTGGCGACCCTGACCTGTTTGACACgggtctggaggaggaagagtctcTGGATGCCATCAGAGCAGCGGTGAAGCAGAAGGTCAAAAAGCACAAG GAAGCTCTTCTGGACGATGAACCAGAGAGTGGGGATGAAAAGGATGAACCCAAACCACAGAGACAA GAGAGAAAGGCGGCAAGAGCCAGCAGGGAAGCCATAATGCTGCTCCACAGTGAGACCCAACGTCTAGTCAGAG AGTCGTCCCTGGGACTGCCCTACCACATGCCCGAGCCCAAGAGTCTCGACCAGTTCTTCAAGAGGAGAACCCGGCCAGAAGGACCCGCCATGGCGCTGCTGAA ATCTACCAAGTACCAGGATATGATACTGGAGACCacgccagccccagcccctccaccttccAACCCACCCAATGAGCCCCAACATGACCCTGCAGAGGATAACACCGTCCCCTCCTTCACCCAGGTCCAGACCCTACCTCAGCCGTctgccacctcctccccacagcAGGAGCACCATCCAAGGACAGACGAGCCTGAGACGGGGGCCCCTGTCCTGGAAGTGGCGGAGATGCCCAAGACATCCCAGGTGGATCATACCAAGCCTGAATCCACAGAGACGGAGGCTGGGCTTCCAGTGCCAGGCCAGGTGGAAGCATCTCGTTCCCCGGCCAGGCTGGTGGAGACCGGGGCTGGGGATGTAGCGATGCCTGCTGCTGGTGCCATTGTGGAGGCTGTAGCTCAAGGTCACCACAGGTCCAGGAAGGACAGACTGGCCAGGCTGAGAGAGCTGGGGCTGGACCCACCACCCATCTCCAAACTGTGTCCAGACGAGGGGGCCTTTGTTAACCTGCTTGAGCCCCCCCAGCCAGTCAACCCAG GTGTTGAGGCGTTGAAGGAGCGCTATTTCCGACACGTGCATCCTGTGGCCCGGCCTAAGGGAGAGCGCACCGTGCAGGTTGGTCTCATCCGCAAAGACAGCACCCCCGCTGGCCAGGAGGAGCTGCGCTCGGATTCTGTCAGCGTCACCatcaaagaggaggaggaagaggctgggAAGG gtgagaaGCTGGTGAGTCTGCAGTCTCGGCTGTGGAAGGCCATGGCTGTGAGAAGGCAGGAAGAGCGCGCTCGCAAAGCCGCCCTCCGTCGCCTAGACAACGAGGACTGcggcgaagaggaggaggaggaggaagagatgaccgAGTCTGAGGGCGAAGAG GGTGTGGATGAGCTGCTAGCGGGTGACGAtggtgaggaggagcagaggcatGAAGATGAAGAGGGCGGGGCCAGGGATGTGAGAAGCCCCTCCCCGGGACTGAAAGGCCGCTCCCCTTTCCCCGACCTGCTCAACATGGACGGAACCCTCATGCTGTTCGCCGGCAGCTCCTGCTCTCGTACCgg GGatggtgtgaggaggatggggtCTGGAGGTCAGGAGAGCGACACTAAGACGG AGGAGGacgactctctgtctctggccaAGGACAACAGCCACAACAGCAGCTTCGAGCTGGCCAGCTCCATGCTTCCGTcctaccagccagtcagccggaCCACGGCCCGAGGCGTCTCCGGCTACGCCACCTTCCGCTCCCCTTCGCCATGCCTCTTCAGACCCAGCTTCCTAGGCTCCGCCTCCAAG AGTTCAAGCAAGCTGTCTGAGCCCTCCCTGTCCATGCCCGTGGAGGACTCCCAGGACCTGTACGCGCCCCCGTCCCCCGGCGAGTCGGGCCCCCAGGGCCGCTTCTCCCTGGAGGAGGACACCCAGTCCCAGCTGCTGGACGCCGATGGCTTCCTCAACGTGGGGCCTCGGCACGGCGCGCCGCGCTCACACAAGCGCCAGCTCATACTGGACAGCCTGGACGAGAACGCCATGGACGCCAACATGGGCGAGCTGCTGGGCCTGTGCTCCGGGGGATTCGGGGGGGGCAGTGGGAGTGGGAGGGCGGCGCTGGGGGGGGCGTCCCAGGAGAATGAGCTGCTGGGCCTGTGCTCCGGGGGGTTCCCCACACAAGCTGgggaagaagagatggaggagaggaggaaaggaacaggggaggaggagatggatcgAGAAATGGATCAACTGTTAGGGCTGTGCTCTGGGAGGTTTAACAgtccag GTGTGTCCCCTTTCAGACCTGTCTCCAGTCCTGCCAAGCTCACCTTTACAGCCGAGGACAG TGAGAAGAAGCTTgttgatgaggaagaggaggaggaagattgtGAGTTTCATCTGCTGTCTGATATGGAGAGCCAGAGTGAGCAG GAggacagcgaggaggaggagaaaggagaggatgaggagaacgaggtggaggaggaagagaggcaggctgtGTTTGCACCTCACAGAGtcaaaaagaagaaaat tcgCATGGCAGAGTTTGTGGACTCTGAGGCGGAGCTGTCCGGCAGCGACGTGGGCAGTGACGACGAGGACGGGGCAGGAGGGAGCGAGTACGAGGAGGACGAGCTGCTGGACGAGCTGCCCTCTGATGAGGAGCTGCAAGACCAGGTCAACAAGATCCACAT GAAGCAGGTTCTTGATGATGACAAGCGGCGCCTGCGGCTGTACCAGGAGCGTTACCTCGCCGACGGCGACCTGCATTCAGACGGCCCCGGCCGAGCGCGCCGCTTCCGCTGGAAAAACattg ATGAGGGTTTTGACTTGAgcgggatgggagaggagggggaggaagaggaggatgaggacgacGTGGACCAGGCAGAGctgcagaggaggaaggagagggtggagagagagcagtggctgagagagcag TCCAAGGTCAAGAAAGGAAGGTCATCCTGTGATGCTCATAATGATGAAGAGGacaacgaggaggaggaggaggaggaggagatgggagaggaggacagccagTTCATGAAGGTGGCCAAAAAGCTGACGGCCAAAAAACTACAGAAGAAAG ACATGCCTCTGGTCCCCCCGGCTGAGAAGAGTGCTCTGCTGTTGAATCCCTTCCAGAGGCCCGC tcgTCCAtcccaggtgaggaggggttcgCTGCTGAGCCAGCCCCGCTCTGTGCTCCAGAAACTGGCTTCCATCTCCGAGGGGAACCCCATGGCCCCCCGCAGCACCAGGGGCTTCCTCTTCCAGACGCTGTCCCCCGAGAAGGAGGCCAGCTCTGACGCACCCAAGAAACAG GTGAAGAAGCGAGGGCCAGTAGAGAACCTGACCCCGGCAGCCAAGCGTCCCTGCAGAGGGATCCCAGCCCTGCAGCAGGCCAAACCTCCCAGGAGCATCTTCTCCTTCCTGGAGAACTAA
- the LOC134006860 gene encoding claspin isoform X1 — MSLVSQPVVDLPVVGQIAESDSDSGMGSPVEEMMVKEMTENINSLQDSDDEVTIKRRPHCRKALRDSDSEEGEEEHGAGMVDALILSASSGEDVPPGEEEEEDKRVKKGEVKSKRISRAPVDSDESEPEKESKEDTPKRVLKRKGKKREKSQRHKAKEKKHSKAVELLKKKEKAEEAPMPRVLNDSGCLLGDPDLFDTGLEEEESLDAIRAAVKQKVKKHKEALLDDEPESGDEKDEPKPQRQERKAARASREAIMLLHSETQRLVRESSLGLPYHMPEPKSLDQFFKRRTRPEGPAMALLKSTKYQDMILETTPAPAPPPSNPPNEPQHDPAEDNTVPSFTQVQTLPQPSATSSPQQEHHPRTDEPETGAPVLEVAEMPKTSQVDHTKPESTETEAGLPVPGQVEASRSPARLVETGAGDVAMPAAGAIVEAVAQGHHRSRKDRLARLRELGLDPPPISKLCPDEGAFVNLLEPPQPVNPGVEALKERYFRHVHPVARPKGERTVQVGLIRKDSTPAGQEELRSDSVSVTIKEEEEEAGKGEKLVSLQSRLWKAMAVRRQEERARKAALRRLDNEDCGEEEEEEEEMTESEGEEGVDELLAGDDGEEEQRHEDEEGGARDVRSPSPGLKGRSPFPDLLNMDGTLMLFAGSSCSRTGDGVRRMGSGGQESDTKTEEDDSLSLAKDNSHNSSFELASSMLPSYQPVSRTTARGVSGYATFRSPSPCLFRPSFLGSASKSSSKLSEPSLSMPVEDSQDLYAPPSPGESGPQGRFSLEEDTQSQLLDADGFLNVGPRHGAPRSHKRQLILDSLDENAMDANMGELLGLCSGGFGGGSGSGRAALGGASQENELLGLCSGGFPTQAGEEEMEERRKGTGEEEMDREMDQLLGLCSGRFNSPGVSPFRPVSSPAKLTFTAEDSEKKLVDEEEEEEDCEFHLLSDMESQSEQVRRVCDSEEEEKGEDEENEVEEEERQAVFAPHRVKKKKIRMAEFVDSEAELSGSDVGSDDEDGAGGSEYEEDELLDELPSDEELQDQVNKIHMKQVLDDDKRRLRLYQERYLADGDLHSDGPGRARRFRWKNIDEGFDLSGMGEEGEEEEDEDDVDQAELQRRKERVEREQWLREQSKVKKGRSSCDAHNDEEDNEEEEEEEEMGEEDSQFMKVAKKLTAKKLQKKDMPLVPPAEKSALLLNPFQRPALVSSPSHATDSTQTPSIRSASKKLRFPSQKWIGLLRAILISRLELTWVMGLCMLQHPKTVTVQP; from the exons ATGAGTCTCGTCTCCCAACCT GTTGTGGATCTCCCAGTGGTAGGCCAAATCGCAGAGAGTGACTCAGACAGTGGAATGGGCTCCCCAGTGGAGGAGATGATGGTGAAAGAAATGACTGAAAATATCAATTCTCTGCAAG ATTCAGATGATGAGGTCACCATAAAACGACGGCCTCATTGTCGGAAGGCGCTAAGAGACAGTGAcagcgaggagggggaggaggagcacggAGCCGGGATGGTCGACGCTCTCATCCTATCAGCATCCAGTGGAGAAGACGTGcctcctggggaggaagaggaggaggacaaaaggGTCAAGAAAGGAGAGGTTAAGAGCAAGAGGATATCCCGGGCCCCCGTGGACAGTGATGAGAGCGAACCAGAAAAAGAGAGTAAGGAGGATACACCAAAGAGGGTGTTGAAAAggaaagggaagaagagagagaagagtcagCGAcacaaagcaaaggaaaagaagCACAGCAAGGCCGTGGAGCTTctgaagaaaaaagagaaagctgAG GAGGCCCCCATGCCCCGGGTGCTGAACGACAGCGGCTGTCTCCTTGGCGACCCTGACCTGTTTGACACgggtctggaggaggaagagtctcTGGATGCCATCAGAGCAGCGGTGAAGCAGAAGGTCAAAAAGCACAAG GAAGCTCTTCTGGACGATGAACCAGAGAGTGGGGATGAAAAGGATGAACCCAAACCACAGAGACAA GAGAGAAAGGCGGCAAGAGCCAGCAGGGAAGCCATAATGCTGCTCCACAGTGAGACCCAACGTCTAGTCAGAG AGTCGTCCCTGGGACTGCCCTACCACATGCCCGAGCCCAAGAGTCTCGACCAGTTCTTCAAGAGGAGAACCCGGCCAGAAGGACCCGCCATGGCGCTGCTGAA ATCTACCAAGTACCAGGATATGATACTGGAGACCacgccagccccagcccctccaccttccAACCCACCCAATGAGCCCCAACATGACCCTGCAGAGGATAACACCGTCCCCTCCTTCACCCAGGTCCAGACCCTACCTCAGCCGTctgccacctcctccccacagcAGGAGCACCATCCAAGGACAGACGAGCCTGAGACGGGGGCCCCTGTCCTGGAAGTGGCGGAGATGCCCAAGACATCCCAGGTGGATCATACCAAGCCTGAATCCACAGAGACGGAGGCTGGGCTTCCAGTGCCAGGCCAGGTGGAAGCATCTCGTTCCCCGGCCAGGCTGGTGGAGACCGGGGCTGGGGATGTAGCGATGCCTGCTGCTGGTGCCATTGTGGAGGCTGTAGCTCAAGGTCACCACAGGTCCAGGAAGGACAGACTGGCCAGGCTGAGAGAGCTGGGGCTGGACCCACCACCCATCTCCAAACTGTGTCCAGACGAGGGGGCCTTTGTTAACCTGCTTGAGCCCCCCCAGCCAGTCAACCCAG GTGTTGAGGCGTTGAAGGAGCGCTATTTCCGACACGTGCATCCTGTGGCCCGGCCTAAGGGAGAGCGCACCGTGCAGGTTGGTCTCATCCGCAAAGACAGCACCCCCGCTGGCCAGGAGGAGCTGCGCTCGGATTCTGTCAGCGTCACCatcaaagaggaggaggaagaggctgggAAGG gtgagaaGCTGGTGAGTCTGCAGTCTCGGCTGTGGAAGGCCATGGCTGTGAGAAGGCAGGAAGAGCGCGCTCGCAAAGCCGCCCTCCGTCGCCTAGACAACGAGGACTGcggcgaagaggaggaggaggaggaagagatgaccgAGTCTGAGGGCGAAGAG GGTGTGGATGAGCTGCTAGCGGGTGACGAtggtgaggaggagcagaggcatGAAGATGAAGAGGGCGGGGCCAGGGATGTGAGAAGCCCCTCCCCGGGACTGAAAGGCCGCTCCCCTTTCCCCGACCTGCTCAACATGGACGGAACCCTCATGCTGTTCGCCGGCAGCTCCTGCTCTCGTACCgg GGatggtgtgaggaggatggggtCTGGAGGTCAGGAGAGCGACACTAAGACGG AGGAGGacgactctctgtctctggccaAGGACAACAGCCACAACAGCAGCTTCGAGCTGGCCAGCTCCATGCTTCCGTcctaccagccagtcagccggaCCACGGCCCGAGGCGTCTCCGGCTACGCCACCTTCCGCTCCCCTTCGCCATGCCTCTTCAGACCCAGCTTCCTAGGCTCCGCCTCCAAG AGTTCAAGCAAGCTGTCTGAGCCCTCCCTGTCCATGCCCGTGGAGGACTCCCAGGACCTGTACGCGCCCCCGTCCCCCGGCGAGTCGGGCCCCCAGGGCCGCTTCTCCCTGGAGGAGGACACCCAGTCCCAGCTGCTGGACGCCGATGGCTTCCTCAACGTGGGGCCTCGGCACGGCGCGCCGCGCTCACACAAGCGCCAGCTCATACTGGACAGCCTGGACGAGAACGCCATGGACGCCAACATGGGCGAGCTGCTGGGCCTGTGCTCCGGGGGATTCGGGGGGGGCAGTGGGAGTGGGAGGGCGGCGCTGGGGGGGGCGTCCCAGGAGAATGAGCTGCTGGGCCTGTGCTCCGGGGGGTTCCCCACACAAGCTGgggaagaagagatggaggagaggaggaaaggaacaggggaggaggagatggatcgAGAAATGGATCAACTGTTAGGGCTGTGCTCTGGGAGGTTTAACAgtccag GTGTGTCCCCTTTCAGACCTGTCTCCAGTCCTGCCAAGCTCACCTTTACAGCCGAGGACAG TGAGAAGAAGCTTgttgatgaggaagaggaggaggaagattgtGAGTTTCATCTGCTGTCTGATATGGAGAGCCAGAGTGAGCAGGTAagacgggtgtgt gacagcgaggaggaggagaaaggagaggatgaggagaacgaggtggaggaggaagagaggcaggctgtGTTTGCACCTCACAGAGtcaaaaagaagaaaat tcgCATGGCAGAGTTTGTGGACTCTGAGGCGGAGCTGTCCGGCAGCGACGTGGGCAGTGACGACGAGGACGGGGCAGGAGGGAGCGAGTACGAGGAGGACGAGCTGCTGGACGAGCTGCCCTCTGATGAGGAGCTGCAAGACCAGGTCAACAAGATCCACAT GAAGCAGGTTCTTGATGATGACAAGCGGCGCCTGCGGCTGTACCAGGAGCGTTACCTCGCCGACGGCGACCTGCATTCAGACGGCCCCGGCCGAGCGCGCCGCTTCCGCTGGAAAAACattg ATGAGGGTTTTGACTTGAgcgggatgggagaggagggggaggaagaggaggatgaggacgacGTGGACCAGGCAGAGctgcagaggaggaaggagagggtggagagagagcagtggctgagagagcag TCCAAGGTCAAGAAAGGAAGGTCATCCTGTGATGCTCATAATGATGAAGAGGacaacgaggaggaggaggaggaggaggagatgggagaggaggacagccagTTCATGAAGGTGGCCAAAAAGCTGACGGCCAAAAAACTACAGAAGAAAG ACATGCCTCTGGTCCCCCCGGCTGAGAAGAGTGCTCTGCTGTTGAATCCCTTCCAGAGGCCCGCCCTGGTCAGTAGCCCTTCTCACGCCACAGACTCCACACAAACGCCCTCCATTCGCTCTGCGTCTAAAAAGCTCAGATTTCCTTCTCAGAAATGGATTGGCCTTCTTCGGGCGATTCTAATTTCAAGGCTGGAACTAACCTGGGTCATGGGTCTGTGTATGCTACAGCACCCCAAGACCGTGACTGTGCAGCCATGA